Proteins encoded within one genomic window of Alcanivorax sp. REN37:
- a CDS encoding HAD family hydrolase produces MKAYQLVIFDWDGTLMDSTERIVRCLAAAAQDTGLPRLADDAYRSIIGLGLIEAIQALYPNESMQQVVAMRDHYADHFVVAEKVPNPLFPTVADTLAALRDGGVTMAVATGKSRRGLDRVWSATGLGHWFAGSRCADETRSKPDPTMLYQLLEQFGVAPEQALMVGDTTFDLEMAERAGIDRVGVLYGAHSAEMLRQHRPLALIDRLEQMLELISLPAAQSLEALDGPAR; encoded by the coding sequence ATGAAAGCTTACCAACTGGTGATTTTTGACTGGGACGGTACTTTGATGGACTCCACCGAGCGCATCGTCCGCTGCTTGGCGGCGGCGGCGCAGGATACCGGCTTGCCGCGGTTGGCGGATGACGCCTACCGCAGCATCATCGGGCTCGGCCTGATCGAGGCGATCCAGGCGTTGTACCCGAACGAATCGATGCAGCAGGTGGTGGCCATGCGCGATCACTATGCCGATCACTTCGTGGTGGCCGAGAAGGTACCCAATCCGTTGTTCCCGACGGTGGCGGACACCCTTGCCGCGCTGCGGGATGGCGGCGTTACCATGGCGGTGGCGACCGGCAAGAGCCGGCGCGGGCTGGACCGGGTGTGGTCTGCCACCGGGCTTGGCCACTGGTTTGCCGGCTCCCGCTGCGCCGACGAAACCCGCTCCAAGCCGGACCCGACCATGCTGTACCAATTGCTGGAGCAGTTCGGGGTAGCGCCGGAGCAGGCCCTGATGGTGGGCGATACCACCTTTGACCTGGAAATGGCCGAACGCGCGGGTATCGACCGGGTCGGAGTGTTGTATGGCGCTCACAGTGCCGAGATGTTGCGCCAGCACCGCCCGCTGGCGCTCATTGACCGTTTGGAGCAGATGCTCGAGCTGATTTCACTTCCCGCAGCGCAGTCGTTGGAGGCCTTGGATGGACCCGCACGCTAA
- a CDS encoding N-acetylmuramoyl-L-alanine amidase: MRRAAVVLLLLILSVGCQSPPLEQRDGYRVDHRHAATGFDRRVRFIILHYTRSDTERALRTLTGPQVSAHYVVPRQADDGAPRVYQLLPESERAWHAGSSGWAGREHLNDTSIGIEIVNIGPLDTPQGRVWEAYGAGQMAAVAALVRDLMARYEIPPEQVLAHADVAPSRKLDPGPAFPWQWLGEQGLAAWPDDEHLAHYRERFEQRWPSVTALQQALRDYGYPLPVSGVADRATCDTLRAFQMHFHPEHISGQPDTETLARLWALLAEYRPALLAARNGQWDIGQALTVLPACPVVVTPPSG, encoded by the coding sequence ATGCGACGTGCCGCTGTCGTCCTGCTGCTTCTTATATTGTCAGTGGGCTGCCAAAGTCCGCCGTTGGAGCAGCGTGACGGCTACCGGGTCGATCATCGCCACGCGGCGACCGGGTTCGATCGCCGCGTGCGCTTCATCATCCTGCATTACACCCGGTCCGACACCGAGCGGGCATTGCGCACGCTCACTGGCCCTCAGGTCAGTGCTCATTATGTGGTGCCGCGCCAGGCTGATGACGGCGCGCCGCGGGTTTATCAGTTGCTGCCGGAAAGCGAGCGTGCGTGGCACGCCGGCAGCAGTGGCTGGGCCGGGCGTGAGCATCTCAATGACACCTCGATTGGCATCGAGATTGTTAACATCGGTCCGCTGGACACACCGCAAGGGCGGGTGTGGGAAGCCTATGGCGCCGGTCAGATGGCGGCGGTGGCGGCGCTAGTACGTGACCTGATGGCGCGCTACGAGATTCCGCCGGAACAAGTGCTGGCCCATGCGGATGTGGCGCCGTCGCGCAAGCTGGATCCCGGGCCGGCGTTCCCGTGGCAGTGGTTGGGGGAGCAGGGGTTGGCGGCGTGGCCGGACGATGAGCATCTGGCTCATTATCGAGAGCGGTTCGAACAGCGCTGGCCCAGTGTCACGGCACTGCAGCAGGCGCTGCGCGATTACGGTTATCCGCTGCCGGTGTCCGGCGTGGCGGACCGCGCCACCTGCGACACCCTGCGTGCGTTCCAGATGCACTTTCATCCTGAGCACATCAGCGGTCAGCCAGACACCGAAACGCTGGCGCGGCTGTGGGCGTTGCTGGCCGAGTATCGGCCGGCGTTGTTGGCCGCCCGTAATGGGCAGTGGGATATCGGTCAGGCTTTGACGGTGTTGCCGGCTTGCCCGGTGGTGGTCACGCCGCCAAGCGGTTGA
- a CDS encoding RluA family pseudouridine synthase, translating into MSDSRTSAGAAVPSVTYHRVQDDRAGQRLDNFLMALLKGVPKSRIYRIIRDGQVRVNGKRAKQVLRLEAGDEVRVPPIRVAEEGAPAPVGAGLAERLSRSRLFEDEWLYVYNKPAGLAVHGGSGISLGLIETLRALHPEQRASLELVHRLDRDTSGAIMVARHRGFLRRVQRQMKDGGIEKRYWLLCHGFTGTRKTIEAPLLKLAHGNERVVKVSREGKPSRTEFRLIERFGELALVEAELITGRTHQIRVHAQYGGFPLLGDNKYGRDDINQQWGARLGSNRLFLHARLLALRHPETGQPLKVEAPLDEPFEAALEQLRRPGA; encoded by the coding sequence ATGTCTGACTCTCGTACTTCCGCCGGCGCTGCGGTGCCCAGCGTCACTTACCACCGGGTGCAGGACGACCGTGCCGGCCAGCGGCTCGACAACTTCCTCATGGCGCTGCTCAAGGGGGTGCCGAAATCCCGCATCTACCGGATCATCCGCGACGGCCAAGTGCGCGTGAACGGCAAGCGCGCCAAGCAGGTATTGCGGTTGGAAGCCGGTGACGAAGTGCGAGTGCCGCCAATCCGGGTAGCCGAAGAGGGCGCCCCGGCGCCGGTGGGCGCCGGATTAGCTGAGCGACTGTCGCGCAGCCGCTTGTTCGAAGACGAATGGTTGTACGTCTATAACAAGCCGGCAGGTTTGGCAGTGCATGGTGGCTCGGGTATTAGCCTCGGGCTGATCGAAACGCTGCGTGCGCTGCATCCTGAGCAGCGTGCTTCGTTGGAACTGGTGCACCGGCTCGATCGTGATACCTCCGGCGCCATTATGGTGGCGCGCCATCGTGGGTTTCTGCGCCGGGTACAGCGGCAGATGAAGGACGGTGGTATCGAAAAACGCTATTGGCTGCTGTGCCACGGTTTCACCGGCACCCGGAAAACCATTGAGGCGCCGCTGCTGAAGCTGGCCCATGGCAATGAACGGGTGGTGAAGGTGTCGCGCGAAGGCAAGCCTTCACGCACTGAATTCCGGCTGATTGAGCGCTTCGGTGAGTTGGCGCTGGTGGAGGCGGAGCTGATCACTGGCCGCACTCACCAGATTCGCGTGCACGCCCAGTACGGCGGTTTCCCGCTGCTGGGTGACAATAAATACGGTCGCGACGACATCAACCAGCAGTGGGGCGCTCGCCTCGGCAGCAACCGGCTGTTCCTGCATGCGCGCCTACTGGCACTGCGGCATCCGGAAACCGGCCAGCCGCTGAAAGTGGAAGCGCCGTTGGATGAGCCGTTCGAGGCCGCCTTGGAACAATTGCGCCGCCCCGGCGCCTGA
- a CDS encoding S49 family peptidase — MDPHANRSTPPESQKEWRLIEKLVLTMQDEQRKQRRWSIFFRFATLGYLLLMLVLFLPLRLGFSGAAAPTLTPHVALVDLSGMIAPGAEANADALTGGLRRAFEAEHSKAVLLRINSPGGSPVQSGYVYREIQRLRDKHPDKKLYAVITDLGASGAYYIAAAADEIYVDPASIVGSIGVIMAGFGFTEAMDKLGIERRVQTAGESKALLDPFQPVQEGDREHFQLMLDEVHGQFIDAVKQGRGERLQSDGHPELFSGLVWSGAKAVELGLADGFGSAGSVARDVVGVEEVVDYTVTPNPFERLLGGFGVSVGQGLGQALGLQGPGLR, encoded by the coding sequence ATGGACCCGCACGCTAACCGTTCCACCCCGCCGGAATCACAAAAAGAGTGGCGCCTGATCGAAAAGCTGGTGCTGACGATGCAGGACGAGCAGCGCAAGCAGCGCCGTTGGAGCATCTTCTTCCGCTTTGCCACCCTCGGCTATTTGCTGTTGATGCTGGTGTTGTTCCTGCCGCTGCGGCTGGGCTTCAGCGGCGCGGCCGCGCCGACGCTGACGCCGCACGTGGCGTTGGTGGATCTGTCCGGCATGATCGCGCCGGGGGCTGAGGCCAATGCCGATGCACTGACCGGCGGGCTGCGCCGGGCGTTCGAGGCGGAGCATTCCAAGGCGGTGTTGCTGCGCATTAACAGTCCGGGCGGTTCGCCGGTGCAGTCCGGCTATGTTTACCGCGAGATTCAGCGTCTGCGTGATAAGCATCCGGATAAAAAGTTGTACGCAGTGATTACCGATCTGGGGGCGTCAGGCGCCTACTATATCGCGGCGGCGGCCGATGAAATTTACGTCGATCCAGCCTCTATCGTCGGCTCCATCGGCGTCATCATGGCCGGGTTCGGCTTCACCGAGGCGATGGACAAACTTGGCATCGAGCGCCGGGTGCAGACCGCTGGCGAGAGTAAGGCATTGCTGGATCCGTTCCAGCCGGTGCAAGAGGGTGACCGCGAGCACTTCCAGCTGATGCTCGATGAGGTGCACGGTCAGTTCATCGACGCGGTGAAGCAGGGGCGCGGTGAGCGGCTGCAGAGCGACGGCCATCCGGAGCTGTTCTCCGGGCTGGTGTGGTCGGGCGCTAAAGCGGTGGAGTTGGGGCTAGCCGATGGCTTCGGCAGCGCCGGCAGTGTTGCCCGCGATGTGGTCGGTGTTGAAGAAGTGGTGGACTACACTGTCACCCCGAATCCGTTTGAGCGCCTGCTTGGCGGCTTCGGTGTGTCTGTCGGTCAGGGCTTGGGCCAGGCGCTCGGTCTGCAGGGGCCAGGTCTGCGCTGA
- a CDS encoding YceD family protein, whose amino-acid sequence MFSGQLPHYIEPRKLADQGGSLSGETTVSELPRLNGITLSPGEPVRYDLRFARQDEESLRIVEGTITATLSMTCQRCLDAVAYPVQARVCLALVFSEDDIPALPERYDPWLITDERMSPVPLLEEELLLALPLVAMHEQCPTDLPDVLVTEDEAPAATKAENPFAILASLKNGRGHE is encoded by the coding sequence ATGTTTTCAGGGCAATTGCCGCACTACATCGAGCCGCGCAAGCTGGCTGATCAAGGCGGGAGCTTGAGTGGCGAGACCACGGTATCGGAGCTTCCCCGACTCAACGGAATTACGCTGAGTCCGGGTGAGCCGGTTCGTTACGACCTACGTTTCGCCCGTCAGGACGAGGAAAGCCTGCGTATCGTGGAAGGCACTATCACTGCAACGCTGTCGATGACTTGCCAGCGTTGCCTTGATGCGGTGGCTTACCCGGTGCAGGCGCGGGTATGTCTGGCGCTGGTGTTCAGCGAAGATGACATCCCGGCCTTGCCGGAGCGCTACGATCCGTGGCTGATCACCGATGAACGTATGTCGCCGGTGCCGCTGCTGGAAGAAGAATTGCTGCTGGCACTGCCGCTTGTTGCCATGCATGAGCAATGCCCGACGGACCTCCCGGACGTGCTGGTCACCGAAGATGAGGCGCCGGCGGCAACGAAAGCGGAAAACCCTTTTGCAATCTTGGCCAGCCTGAAAAACGGGCGCGGTCACGAATAA
- the rne gene encoding ribonuclease E, translating to MKRMLINATHPEEVRVALVDGQRLYDLDIEHRTREQKKANIYKGKITRVEPSLEAAFVDFGAERHGFLPLKEISRQYFSKDPKDIQGRINIKDVIREGQEVIVQVDKEERGNKGAALSTFISLAGRYLVLMPNNPRAGGISRRIEGEERQELKEALGALKIPDDMGVIVRTAGLGRSAEELQWDLDYLLKLWTSISEASTGRNAPFLVYQESNVIIRAIRDYLRKDIGEVLIDSEDTYAEASGFVNQLMSDFAHKIKLYKDETPLFSRYQIESQIETAFRREVKLPSGGSIVIDPTEALVSIDINSSRATKGADIEETALQTNLEAADEIARQLRLRDIGGLIVVDFIDMGPARNQRDVETRLREALEADRARVQVGRISRFGLMELSRQRLRPSLGETSSIVCPRCHGQGHIRDVKSLALSLLRLIEEEVMKERTGEIHAQVPVAVGTFMLNEKRQALRDIEDHYKVRVIVIPNPNLDTPHFEVQRVRDDQVEGTLVSHEMPLLEGEQDPTLVLSAQETVIKRQEAAVKLVAPDTAPPPPKAEPVPTPGFWARLMAFFAQLFASQAAETDTPAPRQRGRNNNARNGGRNAQNRRGSQDGGRSRRNGKAEEERSAGGRQQGERGGRNNNASQRDDKEKERNGNRDEQARGNRQTERKEKDERRPAREQNRQDAAKPDAPKPDNAKQEAPAARTERAPQQDAQGEDGAERSGRRRRRSRGGRGGQNSDAARQDGDTTAPDLDQDEQEQAAAEKPQQLDRADRADRRPSGKDERPMRQRREPAQRTPAAAQPEPASPAALSPSEAAAVAAAAVIASETEQERQAAAVQNQAVTETADIAVEATTEVVAPVVDTPVATTPVADNDTAAAEQSAAADVVTATEPAVAEAAPATEPSAAATTPVAEAVTAEAPAAAPEATAPAAAEDTAAVADATEQPAAADAEVTEPLTVEEPEVKTEVAAELEQSAPTVESDNVAADGSSPSRASNDPRVLRRQQLAAQQSDSNA from the coding sequence ATGAAACGCATGTTGATCAACGCAACGCACCCTGAAGAGGTCCGCGTTGCTCTGGTGGACGGCCAGCGTCTTTACGATCTGGATATCGAACACCGCACCCGTGAACAGAAAAAAGCCAACATCTACAAAGGCAAGATCACCCGCGTCGAGCCGTCGCTGGAAGCGGCGTTTGTCGACTTCGGCGCCGAACGCCACGGCTTCCTGCCGCTGAAAGAAATCTCCCGCCAATACTTCAGCAAAGACCCCAAGGACATCCAGGGCCGCATCAACATCAAAGATGTGATCCGCGAAGGCCAAGAGGTCATCGTGCAGGTGGATAAGGAAGAGCGCGGCAACAAGGGCGCAGCACTGTCCACCTTTATCAGTCTTGCTGGCCGCTATTTGGTACTGATGCCTAACAACCCCCGCGCCGGCGGCATCTCGCGCCGCATCGAGGGTGAAGAGCGTCAGGAACTGAAAGAAGCGCTCGGGGCACTGAAGATTCCCGACGACATGGGCGTGATTGTGCGCACCGCCGGGCTCGGCCGCTCCGCCGAAGAACTGCAGTGGGATCTGGATTACCTGCTCAAGCTGTGGACCTCCATCAGCGAAGCCTCCACCGGCCGCAACGCGCCGTTCTTGGTGTACCAAGAATCCAACGTCATCATCCGTGCGATCCGCGATTACCTGCGTAAGGATATCGGCGAGGTATTGATCGACTCTGAGGACACCTACGCCGAAGCGTCCGGGTTCGTGAACCAGCTGATGAGCGACTTCGCGCACAAGATCAAGCTGTACAAAGACGAAACCCCACTGTTCTCGCGCTACCAGATCGAGTCACAGATCGAGACTGCGTTCCGCCGCGAAGTGAAACTACCGTCCGGCGGCTCCATCGTTATCGACCCCACCGAAGCGTTGGTGTCCATCGACATCAACTCCTCGCGCGCTACCAAGGGTGCCGACATCGAGGAAACCGCGCTGCAGACCAACCTGGAAGCGGCCGACGAAATTGCCCGTCAGCTGCGTCTGCGCGATATCGGCGGCCTGATCGTGGTCGACTTCATCGACATGGGCCCGGCGCGCAACCAGCGCGACGTGGAAACCCGCCTGCGTGAAGCACTGGAGGCTGACCGCGCCCGTGTACAGGTGGGCCGCATCTCCCGCTTCGGTTTGATGGAACTGTCGCGCCAGCGGCTGCGTCCGTCACTGGGCGAGACCTCCTCCATCGTCTGCCCGCGTTGCCACGGCCAAGGCCACATCCGTGATGTGAAGTCGCTGGCCCTGTCGCTGCTGCGGCTGATCGAAGAAGAAGTAATGAAGGAACGCACCGGCGAGATCCACGCCCAAGTGCCGGTGGCGGTGGGCACCTTCATGCTCAACGAAAAACGCCAGGCGCTGCGCGATATCGAAGACCACTACAAGGTGCGGGTGATTGTGATCCCGAACCCGAACTTGGACACGCCGCACTTCGAAGTACAGCGGGTGCGTGATGACCAAGTAGAAGGCACGCTGGTCAGCCACGAAATGCCGCTGTTGGAAGGCGAGCAGGATCCGACGCTGGTGTTGTCCGCACAGGAAACCGTCATTAAACGCCAAGAAGCTGCGGTGAAGCTGGTCGCGCCGGACACGGCACCCCCGCCGCCGAAAGCGGAGCCGGTACCGACCCCGGGCTTCTGGGCACGCCTAATGGCCTTCTTCGCCCAGCTGTTCGCCAGTCAAGCTGCCGAAACAGACACCCCGGCACCGCGCCAGCGCGGCCGCAACAACAACGCCCGCAACGGTGGCCGCAACGCCCAAAACCGCCGTGGCAGCCAGGACGGCGGCCGTAGCCGTCGTAACGGCAAGGCCGAAGAAGAGCGCAGCGCCGGTGGTCGCCAACAAGGCGAACGTGGTGGCCGCAACAACAACGCCAGCCAGCGTGACGACAAGGAAAAGGAGCGCAACGGCAACCGCGACGAACAAGCGCGTGGTAACCGTCAGACCGAGCGCAAAGAAAAGGACGAACGTCGTCCGGCCCGTGAGCAAAACCGCCAAGACGCGGCCAAACCGGACGCTCCGAAGCCTGATAACGCCAAGCAGGAAGCACCCGCTGCCCGTACTGAACGTGCTCCGCAGCAGGACGCGCAAGGCGAGGACGGTGCTGAGCGCAGCGGCCGTCGCCGCCGTCGCAGCCGTGGTGGCCGCGGTGGCCAGAACAGCGATGCTGCCCGCCAGGACGGCGACACCACCGCGCCGGACCTGGATCAGGACGAACAGGAGCAAGCCGCTGCTGAAAAGCCGCAGCAACTGGACCGTGCTGACCGCGCCGACCGGCGCCCGTCTGGCAAAGACGAGCGCCCGATGCGCCAGCGTCGCGAGCCGGCCCAGCGCACTCCGGCCGCTGCACAACCGGAACCAGCTTCCCCTGCCGCACTGTCCCCGTCAGAAGCTGCCGCAGTCGCCGCCGCCGCGGTGATCGCCAGTGAAACCGAGCAGGAGCGCCAAGCTGCTGCAGTGCAGAACCAAGCCGTTACCGAAACCGCTGATATCGCAGTGGAGGCAACGACTGAAGTGGTGGCACCCGTTGTCGATACGCCGGTGGCGACCACTCCAGTAGCAGACAACGACACCGCCGCGGCAGAACAAAGCGCTGCAGCTGACGTCGTGACCGCTACTGAGCCAGCGGTGGCAGAAGCTGCCCCGGCCACGGAGCCGTCAGCAGCGGCAACCACCCCGGTCGCAGAGGCGGTAACCGCTGAAGCGCCGGCAGCTGCGCCCGAAGCGACGGCCCCGGCCGCCGCCGAAGACACCGCAGCGGTTGCCGACGCTACTGAGCAGCCGGCCGCTGCCGATGCCGAAGTGACCGAACCGCTCACCGTTGAGGAGCCAGAGGTCAAGACGGAGGTCGCCGCTGAGCTGGAGCAGAGCGCGCCAACCGTCGAATCCGACAACGTAGCGGCGGACGGTAGCTCACCGTCACGGGCCTCTAATGACCCACGGGTACTGCGGCGCCAGCAGCTGGCGGCGCAACAATCCGACAGCAACGCCTGA
- a CDS encoding metal-dependent hydrolase, protein MARHQAPADLPPIVPQRMDFPFADVPKHWFDKDPVLTHFLNALSLTFPDGERFFVDSVRHFRDHAKDAQQQADISGFIGQEAMHSLEHQTFNRMLAEQGYREEAEGGTALAKQLIGLGRKRLSAKQQLAATAALEHITALLANRLLKDPELLESIDPSVRALWMWHAIEEIEHKAVAYDLYQQVSGSYLLRVRTMLAATTALATYTGRYTFAFLRKDGLNRRPRTLFRGAWRLFGPSGFLTRAVPDYLQFFRPDFHPWLEDNTHLIEQWRGVLDQLYPTAEAA, encoded by the coding sequence ATGGCCCGCCATCAGGCACCGGCTGACCTGCCGCCCATCGTTCCCCAGCGGATGGATTTCCCATTTGCTGATGTGCCGAAACATTGGTTCGACAAGGACCCCGTGTTGACCCATTTCCTCAACGCGCTATCGCTGACCTTCCCGGATGGCGAGCGGTTCTTTGTGGACTCAGTGCGCCACTTCCGTGACCACGCCAAGGATGCGCAGCAACAAGCCGACATTTCCGGCTTCATCGGCCAGGAAGCGATGCACTCGCTGGAGCACCAGACCTTTAACCGCATGCTCGCCGAACAGGGTTACCGGGAAGAAGCCGAAGGAGGCACCGCGCTGGCCAAGCAGCTGATCGGCCTTGGCCGCAAGCGGTTGTCTGCGAAGCAACAGCTGGCCGCCACCGCGGCGCTGGAGCACATCACAGCACTGCTCGCCAACCGTCTGCTGAAAGACCCGGAGCTGCTGGAAAGCATCGATCCCAGCGTGCGCGCGCTCTGGATGTGGCACGCGATCGAGGAGATCGAGCACAAGGCCGTGGCCTATGACCTCTACCAGCAGGTCAGCGGCAGCTACCTGTTGCGGGTGCGCACCATGCTCGCTGCCACCACCGCGCTGGCGACCTATACCGGCCGTTATACCTTCGCGTTCCTGCGTAAAGACGGCCTCAATCGCCGTCCACGCACGTTGTTCCGCGGCGCTTGGCGGCTGTTCGGCCCGAGCGGCTTTTTGACCCGCGCGGTACCGGATTACCTGCAATTCTTCCGCCCCGATTTCCATCCGTGGCTGGAAGACAACACCCACTTGATCGAGCAATGGCGCGGCGTATTGGATCAGCTCTACCCCACCGCCGAAGCCGCCTGA
- the rpmF gene encoding 50S ribosomal protein L32: MAVQQNRKTRSKRDMRRSHDALSAPTLTEDTQTGEVHRRHHISPEGMYRGRQVIKPADADEE, encoded by the coding sequence ATGGCAGTTCAACAGAATCGGAAAACACGTTCCAAGCGTGACATGCGTCGCTCGCACGACGCTCTTTCGGCCCCGACCCTGACCGAAGACACCCAGACCGGCGAAGTGCACCGTCGTCACCACATTTCACCGGAAGGCATGTACCGCGGCCGTCAGGTGATCAAGCCGGCCGACGCCGACGAGGAATAA
- a CDS encoding Maf family protein: MRALHLPLILGSSSPFRRELLERLQLTFQCHSPDIDEQRLADESADALVLRLASGKADAVAEQFPPAFVIGSDQVAVTAAGTILGKPGDATTAVAQLMASSGTTVTFHTGLCLLNSDSGRRQTVVEHFSVRFRAFTEHEARRYVAAEQPLNCAGSFKSEGLGITLFDAMEGRDPNSLIGLPLIALCDMLRAEGVALP, translated from the coding sequence ATGCGCGCGTTGCACTTGCCCTTGATTCTTGGCTCTTCCTCACCGTTTCGCCGCGAGCTGCTGGAGCGGCTGCAGCTGACCTTCCAATGCCACAGCCCCGACATTGACGAGCAGCGCTTGGCGGATGAGTCAGCCGATGCACTGGTGCTGCGCCTTGCCAGCGGCAAGGCGGATGCGGTGGCGGAGCAATTTCCGCCGGCTTTCGTCATTGGCTCGGACCAAGTGGCAGTGACCGCCGCCGGCACCATCCTCGGCAAGCCCGGCGATGCGACCACCGCCGTGGCGCAACTGATGGCATCCAGCGGTACTACGGTGACGTTTCACACCGGACTGTGCCTACTCAACAGCGATAGCGGTCGGCGCCAGACAGTCGTAGAACACTTCAGCGTGCGCTTCCGTGCCTTTACCGAGCACGAAGCCCGCCGCTACGTGGCCGCCGAGCAGCCCCTCAACTGCGCGGGCAGTTTCAAATCCGAAGGTCTCGGCATCACCTTGTTCGACGCCATGGAAGGCCGCGACCCCAACAGCCTGATCGGACTGCCGCTGATCGCCTTATGCGACATGCTGCGAGCCGAGGGCGTGGCGCTACCGTGA
- the plsX gene encoding phosphate acyltransferase PlsX yields MADLTLAVDAMGGDAGLPVTVPAVKALLAEHAGVRILMVGQPEPLAEALAQHQLSDHPRLQVVPANDVVLMDDPVAVAMRVKKDSSLRVAVNQVKEGRAQAMVSAGNTGALMAVSRFVLKTLPGIERPAICTAIPTQTGHCHMLDLGANVDSEAEHLLQFALMGSALARALGQPQPRVALLNIGEEDIKGNELIKDAARQLQAHPQLHYTGFIEGNGIFAGEADVVVCDGFVGNVALKTMEGVAGMFSHVIREQINQSWWRKLSGLASLPILNGLKQRLDPERYNGASLVGLNGVVVKSHGGAGEKGFLFALRVALQEAERNVPALIQSALAASSPETP; encoded by the coding sequence ATGGCCGATCTGACTTTGGCCGTAGACGCAATGGGCGGCGACGCCGGCCTGCCGGTGACAGTGCCGGCGGTGAAGGCGCTGCTGGCCGAACATGCCGGTGTACGGATATTGATGGTGGGCCAGCCTGAACCGCTGGCCGAAGCCCTGGCCCAGCACCAGCTCAGCGACCACCCGCGCCTGCAGGTGGTGCCGGCCAATGATGTGGTGTTGATGGACGACCCGGTGGCGGTCGCGATGCGGGTCAAGAAAGACTCCTCGCTGCGGGTGGCGGTGAACCAGGTAAAAGAAGGCCGTGCTCAAGCCATGGTCAGCGCCGGCAACACCGGTGCACTGATGGCGGTCAGCCGCTTTGTGCTGAAAACGCTGCCGGGCATTGAACGCCCGGCGATCTGCACCGCAATTCCTACCCAAACCGGCCATTGCCACATGCTTGATCTGGGCGCCAACGTCGATTCCGAGGCGGAGCATCTGCTGCAGTTCGCTCTGATGGGTTCGGCCCTGGCGCGAGCGTTGGGGCAGCCGCAGCCGCGGGTGGCACTGCTCAACATCGGCGAGGAAGACATCAAGGGCAACGAGCTGATCAAAGACGCCGCTCGCCAGTTGCAGGCCCATCCGCAACTGCATTACACCGGCTTCATTGAAGGTAACGGCATCTTTGCCGGCGAGGCGGATGTGGTGGTGTGTGACGGCTTTGTCGGCAACGTGGCGTTGAAAACCATGGAAGGCGTGGCCGGCATGTTCTCCCATGTGATCCGTGAGCAAATCAATCAGAGCTGGTGGCGCAAGTTGAGCGGGTTGGCGTCACTGCCGATCCTCAATGGCCTCAAGCAGCGGCTCGATCCGGAACGCTACAATGGCGCCTCGCTGGTGGGCCTCAATGGCGTGGTGGTGAAGAGCCACGGCGGCGCCGGCGAAAAAGGCTTCCTGTTTGCCCTGCGGGTGGCGCTGCAGGAGGCTGAGCGCAACGTGCCGGCGCTGATCCAGTCTGCCTTGGCGGCGTCATCGCCGGAAACCCCATAA
- a CDS encoding alpha/beta fold hydrolase, which produces MHAERSTQSMLDTVATPYLQKSSHGTDLAELKAWQPRRTLWNYVRRGQTMLSGLQRKHLWQDQHRITYLEGGQRQGEPLLLLHGFGANKENWLFLAALLGSQYRLIIPDLPGFGESHFIATSDYRLATQADRVARLMAQLELPAAHLVGNSMGGAIAGIVAARYPQQVASLTLMNAAGLAGANPSRFEAALRDGRNPLIPRNLLDVIALFRITTHRNRQALTSVLSPVLAPDMTHRYPVNHRIFRDMLAVDEDPLALFSSINCPTLIMWGDQDQVLDVSAADSFKQLIPHAQMKIFKEVGHLPMLEVPLPTARALKRFWHGLKH; this is translated from the coding sequence ATGCACGCTGAGCGCAGCACCCAGTCCATGCTCGACACCGTGGCCACGCCTTACCTGCAGAAAAGCAGCCACGGCACCGACCTTGCTGAACTGAAAGCCTGGCAGCCGCGCCGCACCTTGTGGAATTACGTGCGCCGCGGCCAAACCATGTTGTCTGGTTTGCAACGCAAACACCTGTGGCAGGACCAGCACCGCATCACCTACTTGGAGGGCGGTCAGCGCCAAGGCGAACCGCTGCTGTTGCTGCACGGCTTCGGTGCCAACAAGGAAAACTGGTTGTTTCTCGCCGCCCTGCTGGGCAGCCAGTATCGACTGATCATTCCTGACCTGCCGGGGTTCGGCGAAAGCCACTTCATTGCCACTTCCGACTACCGGCTGGCCACCCAGGCTGATCGCGTAGCGCGCCTGATGGCACAACTGGAACTGCCGGCTGCGCACCTGGTCGGCAACTCCATGGGCGGCGCGATCGCCGGCATCGTGGCAGCCCGCTACCCGCAGCAGGTAGCTTCGCTGACGCTGATGAATGCCGCCGGTCTTGCTGGCGCCAATCCAAGCCGGTTTGAAGCGGCGCTGCGAGACGGCCGTAATCCGTTGATCCCGCGCAACCTGCTGGATGTGATCGCGCTGTTCCGCATCACCACCCACCGCAACCGCCAGGCGCTCACTAGTGTGCTGTCGCCGGTGCTGGCGCCGGACATGACCCATCGCTACCCGGTCAACCACCGCATTTTCCGCGACATGCTGGCAGTGGATGAAGACCCATTGGCACTGTTTTCCTCCATCAACTGCCCCACGCTGATTATGTGGGGCGACCAAGATCAGGTGCTGGATGTGTCCGCAGCAGACAGCTTCAAGCAGCTGATCCCGCACGCGCAGATGAAGATCTTCAAGGAGGTCGGCCATCTGCCGATGCTGGAAGTGCCATTGCCCACCGCACGCGCGCTGAAGCGCTTCTGGCACGGCCTGAAACACTGA